tgggacacccggtatacatataacaagATTCCGTGTGCGATATCTTGAAGTGAAAATAATCCACATCTCATTATTATCGCAAAACGGTTGCTGCGGtaaaacacattttttccTTACATGCGAAagtcgatatatatatacaattatacatgtatatgtacagAGGATAGGTTCTTGTTACCTTATCGCGGTTATTTCTGGGGTTATCAAAAATAGAgacgtgaaaagaaaatttatcatcacTGTTGCGGTAAAAGTATATCGAGCTTCGCatctgagaaaaatattatattatgtaacaAGGAGCAAGCTCGGTCTTCGTGCCaagcgtaagtttgcaatatgagtAAGTGAGCCGGtgatgaatattgaaaatacgcgaggcgaaaagtccgttgcctccttgttgcaGACGATTCTTTACATAACAAGAGTGTATTATGTActttttcacgaagcacgaaatataggttagggtcgcgtaatgtcagatttttATGGGACAGGGCATGGCCGCGGTATAAAAAAGACCACCTCTAACTACTAGGATATAAAATTGGTCTTCTCTCTACTCCGCacatgcgcattcgcagacttACTCTACCGTCATAGAAACGGGTACTTCGTGTATGAAGAGAACGCATGAAAAAACGTGTAAAATATGCTCGCGTTGTATAAAATGTGTTTTTACTGCAGTATCCGTTTTGCGATAATCACGACATTGGATTACTTCTAAGCCAAGATATCGCGAAACGGAATGCAGATACCGCAACAGTTGGCAgggaataatttcaattccaagCTTTTTATCAGTTGGTTTACAACCGTTATGCAACATGTTCGTGGCTTGAGGTTTCTTCATAATCTCCGTCGTGGTGATTTTTTGGTTTGTTATAACCGGTGCTGACGGCTCCAGACAAGCAGTGTGATCATTTGTCACGTTCAACTTGACACAAGAAACGCCAAATCCTCTTTTACTGCGTCAAGTCGGGTTAGTATTTCTTTCCGAGAAGTTCCACGGAGGTTACTCGAAAATGGAAGTGTTGAAACTCTCTTCTCGATCTGCTGTTCATTGAAAAAGGCTCGAGTCCACAATAGTTGCGAACAATATGTGACTAACTTCTCTTTTCCCAGAATCAGAGAATCCCTCGAAAACGACAGCGATGTACTGAACGAGCCGGGCCAAAATTCTCGCCTAGTTGAAAAAGATCCGTGCACTTTTCAGTCAGAGTATCAGGTTAAAGTGTGTTACTCATTGGTGGCCAGAACCCCATCCAACATATTGTTCGTGATGCTTGCCATTTTGATCATGATGATCATCTTCATCGGCTACACGACCGTACCAGACTTTCGCAATCCTAATGGAAAGATATTTCGCGGTTACATTGCCACCTACGTTGGCGTATACGTCGGGGTGCTGATGGTCCTTGCTacaactgacaatgagtcaaAACCTTACGCGACCTTGAGTGGTTTATTCTGTAATATCAgcattcaaaattataatttgattCCTAGATTTTTGAACTTGAGGAATCATCATGTTCCTGTATGGAGTATGTTTCATGAACTCGccttttaaatttcaataagtCTGACACGATACTTTGCGGGGAGTTGCATACTTTGGCTGAAAGTGTTGAGTTACAATATCTGCCAAGTATTTCGGTAAGTTGTGGATGTtagtgattgaaaatttatattcacggACTTCGGAATAGGTTGATATCTGATCCAGAATCGGATTTCTGGTCTTTTAGGGGGTTACGATCGATTAGCCAGCATACGGAGGAACGTGAAAAGCAAAAGTACATGTGGTACCCGATTTACGCATGAGTCAGTCCCGCTGTCTACGTTAGCTTTTCTGAACTCATTCTGAATTGCGTGTCAACATTTATGAAACACACGTCGCgtaagttttcaaaattactgACTTTGGTaagcaacattttttttcagatatcaTTCAGAACAGGTCAGTCATTTTTTCATGCTTCTTATAGGATTCCAGTTTATAAGGAGTAGTTGTTCGATAACGGTAACAGCTTTTTTCGCTTGCAACTTGTACATCTACTCCTCGACCGCGGTGAGGATCAGACGTCAAACAAGGAAACAGATTATCTGACAAACGGGATAAGCAGATACACAAATAATGCCGAATAATGgtgagttgaatttttcaatcaaatttacCTCATTTTAAGAATCAGAGTCAGTAATATTGTCTGCCAGTCGAAGTATTCTACGGAGTAGATAAGGAAAGTAATTGTCTCCTTCACACTCTGTCAGGTTCAACTTGTACTTGAAACTATTCGTGATAATGGGAGGTCACATACTAGTTTAGGCAATCTGGTTTGTTTGGTGTACATACATTGTTAAGCATATAGTTGCGTTTCTGGAATTAGTGCAAAGCATCTTCAGATTTCTTATATTTCTGTGGAAGGACAATATCAAACGATCTGTTTATCATCGATTTAGCCCTGCGCTGGTACAACTGCAGCATTTTTTGGTAGGACTAAGACCACTGAAATAGTCCATCTTTAAACTCTTCGTCACCCACATTACAAACGGGTCCTACATTCCTTGATGATACGAATCAGCGATAAAGTCGAGCCTCGGCCATTAAAAAATCCGGATTACTGAAAAGTGCTAGCTACGCAATTCTAACTTCAGAGATAGGAATTTCAGCCATGCTCGGAACAAGTAATCCCTTTGAAACCTGTCCTACCTGTTCATCTATTTAACCCTGATGCAGAGCAGAGAGGTCAGAAGAGATTTAGTTGTTATACAGAATTGAATCAGAAATTAAAGAGAGCAGATTTACAACTAGACATTGTAAAGAACAGATTAGAACAAGGAACAGAACGGAATCACagaattattaataatctcAGAAGCCCCGGAATCTAGTGACATATACGACCTATGTAACAGTAAGGTTAACCTCACTTTAGTTGGCAAAACATTTTTCGCCTCAGAATCAATTTGTGTGATTCATTCTGGACTAATTAAACCCTCAGAATCGCAAAAACGACATCAAAGTTAGCAAAGGACCAGTAGCAGCGAAATTACGATAGAAATATTGCGTTTttcgaagagaaagaaattatttcattacatgGGTAAAGATTGTACTTTGATAACAATATAGAGGATCGTCTGACGTGGCAAACTCTCAAAAACTTGAAAAGCCTTCTAAATTCCTGAAAGTCACCCGAAAAACTTCGTAGCCTTTTGGTCCGCGTGCCACATTGAATAACGTACTCATTATGCACGGAACATCCCATACTTGGAGTGCATTTCCGTCGTActatcagaaatttttaatacacgATGTTCCTGGACGTGTGATAGGGAATTCTGTTTCAGTATCACAAAATCcgggaaaaataataatgaacaaTTTACGATCAACAAGAAAATGTATCAGCAATATATTCACTTACACCTACTTGTTCCCATTGATTTCTATAGAGCGTTTGTGTTGATGATTGATTCCACACACCGCTGTTGTAAAGATAATGGTTATTGTGCCTATGCTATGCGCAACTGCTGTTCGCTTACGTAGATTATAGATTTCTGTAAAGATATGAGCGTGACATCAAATATTCAGGTCTTTATGATGTTTATTAGTCAATTGCTTTTTGGTACTTTTTCTGAAGCCAATATTAACACTAGTGACTCTATGTGGCGTTTGACGAAATAGAGgaaagtataaattatttcggGTCAAAGAAATTGGTTGAAGATCGAGTGAACAGTAATCTAAAACCGTCTTAAGATCACcgacattgaaaaataatgtttttctCAGCACCGAAAAGCTTGTGCGAGGCTTTCAAACCGCTCTTTTACATCAACTGGTTTATGGGTTTGGGCATCTTTCTACATCCAGAGAAAACAGTTATACCATACTTCTATATTCTATTACAAACAGTGATGATTAATCTTACAAACTGGATTACGATTTATGTGGGTTTGGATGAATTGCTACAAGATACTACAGATTTCAACAATGATGGCCAGTCAATGAATCGTAGGAATACTTATCGAGTATTTCACTGCATAAATGCTGGCATTGTCACCATCGCTCCTTTCCTCGTGTGGCACAGAAGCAAGGTAAATTATTCCAATGACGCGCTAAACCAATTTTCCAGTAATTGATTAATGCTGGTTCGTGCATGCAGAAGGCGAAGGAGTCTTTACGTCAGATGATGATTTTGGACGATATCTTCAAATACAAACTTGGGCTTAAGCACGATTACAGAAAAATTCACGTTTATGTAAATAGCCGATTGATCATAGTGGTTTTAGCCATGTTTACCATGGCTATTTACGATCTCAGTTGGAGCTTGGCGGACCATCGTTCACTATTCAGGAATTACTGTGTGTCAGCAGCTGTGCATCAACCAATCCTCGTCATGTTTTTACTCGACTTGAACTTCTGTACCTGCGTAACGTATGTCTAGTGAAATACTGAATCATAAAAATGATATCATAATTATCGTACTGAACGCCTGCTGTGCAGATatgtggaagaaaaatttcgagacTTGAACGACAGTCTGCAGGGTTTGGCTCGACAGCCTAACATACCTCAATCCAGGAAAATGCAATCGATTATTTCGCACAATATTACAAACGCAATACAATGGTACAGAGAAGGTAACATCCAAACACACAGCTCAGCTGATAGCCAGCGTTATATGCTAAAAGAAATCGGGTAAATAATCTATGTTTTTTTCCTAGTGATTTGTATCATGCAACCTTGTAGAGTTCGCACTTTGAAAGAATCAATTGATTACGAAGATAGTTGAATGATTTGTGTCTCCTTGATtgcgaaattttataattagaaaaGCTCACTGGGAACTCTGTAAGCTGGCTAATAACATAAACGTCGTATTCGGAGTACAAAACCTGCTGTTTATGGTAATATCGGTTATTGTGACAACGGGATTGCTGTATACCATTTACGTCGCATACATGCTGGAAGATGAGATGTTTAACAATCTTACAGCAATAATCCAGCCGCTTGCATGGACGACCATTTACATTTACAAAATTTGGGTGATTAACCACTCGTGCGGGCGCGCCAGCAACGAGGTAACGAGGAGTAGTTGAACCACGGCGTCCTACCTTACCCGCACTAATTGAGGTCATGTGGTACTCCTAcatttaccgaccgagcaaattcacttgaaaaaaaaactttactcAGTCGGTAAGGACAGGAGTACTGCATAACTTTAATTGGAGACAGTttgacttttgaaaatcgttacGAGAGTAGAAAAGATATTTCACAACCACAGTGTTTAAccattgaaatatttgattcgaatttcagGCTCAAAGAACTGGAGAAGTTATTTATGGTCTCATGAAACCATGTGCACAAGATCAGGAACTTCAAACGAAGGTAAATGTACGCGGATCTATAGACAAAGCTCATTCGAGCTTTTTAAACTTCAAATTCTATAGGTGGACAGCTTGTGAATATAATGTAGGCACCGTAATCTTAGCTCATGCGAAGggggagaaaattttaatgcaCTTACTAACCGAGTAAAGTGACCCTTTTTTTatctatattaaataaacaaacgaacgatCACGATTTTCCGGATATGAGTAACTTTCTTGAATTCCACTACAAAAGAGCGATGCACcctcgaaatttgaaccctttcAATTCGTTTGCTTACTTAACACAGGATGAAAAGGGCTGAGTTttctcggtcggtaagggtaggatGCCTACATGACCTTAACCTTTAATAATTCTTTCCGCAGATTCAAGAGTTTTCAGTGCAGATACTTCAGAATCCCGTACAGTTTGATGTCTGCGGATTCTTCATTAtgaattatacatttattcaaGCTGTAAGTATTACCCAGAATCGTATTCATGCGAGGGCATCGGGGACTTCTGGAATTCATTGATTGTCTGCTCCTTGCGCGTTAGGTGATCGGATATATAACAACCTATCTGATAATCCTCATTCAGATGACGGAGGCACCAAAGATCCAGGCCTCGAATCATTCTGCTATGACACCGGAAGTTGAGCAGAAGAATAAAGTACAATGAAAGTCATAGTGAAGAACAGATTAGCAGACTTGGATTGCGAAAAAGAAATGGTGATTTGAAGGTACCGAACCTGTGATTGAAATCAATGAAGCCGAATTTGATCACAGCAACATCTCCTTTACAGTACCGAAagcattatttttatatatttttagctcgtcgtaaaaattttgtatacatGTTCATCGCGTGTTATAATTAATAAGCTTGTGCTTTACtgggaaatattttaaaaaaacttcattcaaaatattttcaaggtTTTCTGTAAAGTAAGTATCGATTTACGTataatttcagatgatttcaGCCGTCATCCATCGGGATTGGACTACTAAAATTGTCATAccattaagaaaaaaaaaaggtctgttcttttcaataattcaagtTAATAACGTGATTAATAAAACATTAATAACTAAACTAATTCCTTCGATAGAATCAACCTTGATTCATTTGAGTTTTACTATATAAAccatgatttttctttttcacgtaGTTTGCTTAGCCTAACAGCAAATGAGTTTCTAACATATTCGTAACACAATGCGGTTATCGCAACATTGTGACTTctgtgtatatatttgaaaacccagaaataaatataaatagtGATGTAATATCCACTGATTTTTCTATCAGCACTGTAGGATATAAAGTACCGCGTAAAATCAATGAATATCATGAAAATTATAGTTTTGTTTGCCAGAATATAAAAGATAcacaagaaaatttttcacttctaaATCAATCGACTGAAACTTGTTTCTTATCCAACGCTACAATATCACACCaaggaaaagtttgaaatgtTTCAGATACATTGCATAATATTATATCGGAATGGGGAAAAAGTTCAGGGCAcagtaaattttgaaaaaatgatgcgAACGAACGtttcaatacaatttttttaggtATGGAAATGATTACGTAACAGAAGCAAACTCCGTAGAAAATATTCTCTTAAGAAATTGAACTTTAATTTTGCCAACCGAATAAAGATTTGCTCAACTTTTAGCTTCGTTGATAGGGATAGAATTCAAGGTACCGGATTGCGAATGCTGACTCATTTGGGACGAGAATTACTAAAGAAGTAGTTATTGAGCCAATCACCTGTAAAACGAGAAGCAGATcagaaagaaataagaaaaacgcATTTGCGAGAGGATAACGGATTCACTGACTCAAATGTCGAATGTATGCGTAATCTatagtgaaaaattcacaggCAGTAAACCTCACGGGATTTTGTAGCATCTGTATGgcaaatttttgaatctgTAATTAACAGAAATGAATTTATCGTGATTAATGGAATAGACCGAAGCTGTATCCGTTATTCGTATACTTGATACATAATAATTCTATCCTGTAATTCGGAACTTAAGATCATGTAGTACTCTTccctttaccgaccgagcaaactcaaCCTTTTCTTcctgtatttgaaattttgggGGTcctaaatattaaaaataaatctgtcTGTGTTGCCTCGTCTGGTAATTATCATCATATATTTCTAGGAAAGTTGTCCATGTATAAAgcgaaaaatatgaagaacTATTGTGGCATCATTAAGACATCTGAAGAATTATTGTGGAGCTATCtaaataagaaatataaagAATTGTTGCGGTATCATGTGAATAAATATTCGTCTGATAGGTTGGCAACGCTGAGTAAATGGCGGACTGTAGAGTGAGGCGTATGTATCGTAGTTACGCGTATGAAATATACTAACAACCACAATCGAGGTCAGTAAGGAGTGATTTATTTGTACTCTCCCATCCTCTCTCAGAACAGTACTTAACCAGCCTGAATAGTAGAATTGTAATTTCATGATAGATttcgtcatattttcatttacgaGACAATTATTGAAGGAAACAATTAGGATCACCAGTAAAACGTTTCGTTGTAATGAAAGCAAGTTAGTTTATACATTGTCAGTTCCCATAGCATCAGGTTTACCGGTAATCGGTAAAGAAGGAATTACCTACTTATCACAAAAGAAACTTTCCGCGCGTGCATGTGCATTAATCGAGGCTGGCCATTATGAAATTGTGATGTGAAACACGATTTGACGTATCATTCAACGATatgttcatttttatattttacaaatcaAAGCCTTTACTTTCCAGACGTGATGATCCATTCTACATTATGCTGAATAGTTTATTTATAGTCAAATTCTGGATGATTGTCAATGCCGTATCATGGTATCATACTTGAAGACAGTAGTTCATGGGTATGATTTATGAAAGGTGTAAATTCCGTAGTGTGTTACATCCAGCAGTGTCCCTGCCTGATACTTGTATCTCATATATTTACTTCTCGTCTTGTCCCTCTGACTTTCAGGTCTCTTCGGACTCGCACGTAGCTGAAATATACCAACTTAGCTATGTGCAATCCCTTACTTCTCTCATACCTTCTCTGAACATCTCCCCTTAGATACACTAATCACTTTCCAACCATCTCTCGAACCAACTCTTTCTTCATACACATTTCCAGATCTtgcattcaattttattacaatacaATCTTCAATTGAATAAGCCACATTTCAACGAACATTAACCATCAATCAATATCCTACAACATTCCGACTAAATCAAGATCATATCGAATCACAACAAACCTTCAGTTGTAACTAATTTAAGAGCGAAAGAACCCAACTAAGATCGATACTCAATAACGGATGTAACAAGTGGAAGTAATCAGCTATAAGTTGATAGTATTAAATTGTAGACATTAATTTTCTCAACCTCCAGTTTCGTTTGCAGGTGGATTGGAAGTACTGGATTGCGATAGCTGACTCATCTGGATGAGGATTACTAGGTATGTCGTCACCGATCCAATCACCTGACAATAAAGGATCAGAGAATGAATATATCCCGAGAATGTGCACCCTCTAACAATTAATGATACTTACACCTTGAATATAAGTGTAATCCATATCGAAGAATCCGCAGGCATTGAACCGTACCGGATTCTGAAGCATCTGTACTGAAAATTCTTGAATCTGTTCACAAAGATGAAACAATACTAAATGATAACCGAAAGGAGCTGATGGCGCTCAATGATGTGGATCCAAACTATACCCAACAATCGCGTATCCTTATGGTTATAAAAgttcaattaatcatttccACAAAAGGAACAACTAGTTTAGTTCTAATCGTCTGGTAGTTGTCTTGAAATAACCCACATACAAGCATGGGTATCAGTATATTGCGTGTGTAAAACACTTATTCTCCTTCTGCATATTACCTCTTTCTGC
This region of Neodiprion virginianus isolate iyNeoVirg1 chromosome 7, iyNeoVirg1.1, whole genome shotgun sequence genomic DNA includes:
- the LOC124308488 gene encoding putative gustatory receptor 28b produces the protein MLKEIGKAHWELCKLANNINVVFGVQNLLFMVISVIVTTGLLYTIYVAYMLEDEMFNNLTAIIQPLAWTTIYIYKIWVINHSCGRASNEAQRTGEVIYGLMKPCAQDQELQTKIQEFSVQILQNPVQFDVCGFFIMNYTFIQAVIGYITTYLIILIQMTEAPKIQASNHSAMTPEVEQKNKVQ
- the LOC124309466 gene encoding uncharacterized protein LOC124309466, with translation MFFSAPKSLCEAFKPLFYINWFMGLGIFLHPEKTVIPYFYILLQTVMINLTNWITIYVGLDELLQDTTDFNNDGQSMNRRNTYRVFHCINAGIVTIAPFLVWHRSKKAKESLRQMMILDDIFKYKLGLKHDYRKIHVYVNSRLIIVVLAMFTMAIYDLSWSLADHRSLFRNYCVSAAVHQPILVMFLLDLNFCTCVTYV